A stretch of DNA from Larus michahellis chromosome 19, bLarMic1.1, whole genome shotgun sequence:
GCTGAAATTTCTAACAGAGCTTTTAACTACGACAAATAGATccgctgctcccagcccctgctATTCACCGCTCGCCCTTGGCTGTGTTCACATCTATCGCCAGAACAATTAGATTTTGGATGGATCTAAAGAGCCACTCGGGAGGCAGAATTGTTCAGCTCTATTTCAATATTTCCTCCGACATCTGGACAGCTCGATGAGTCACTCTCGACACCAGCAAGTTGCCAGGTTTTTTTGCTGAGCcctttatttcccccctccctccctggaaAAGAAACCCGCTCCCCAAATTTCCATCCTTGGTTGAACCCCCCCCGGGGCTGATTCCAGGGGAGTCGTGGGCTGATGGGGAAATGGCTCCTGGCACCGCAGCCCcaggctcttggcactttccagaGTGGGGATGtcggtccccgtgtcccccacgccggcagccccagcccctccgccctctccttctccccagagcCCTCACGGACGGTTCTCTGCTGCCGATAAACACTCTGTGGCCAACGGCTCACGCGGCACAGTTCGATTTCTGTCCCCAGCCGTGGCTTTCCGTCTCCGCTCAGCATTTATTCGTTCTGACGGCTGGTGGCTGGCGGctccggcagcccccggcacccaCAGCCCTCGTGCCAGGAGCCTCCCGGGGCATTTTCACCTGAAACCGTTCACATTTCTGCCCATTTCTTCCCGCTGCTCTCGCACCTCCCTGGTGTTTCCCTccgctgctgcctggggagctccCCCTCGCCTGCTTTTATAGCCCAAACGCCGTAAATCCACCTGAGTGCCATCGTTACGTCAGTTTTTCTCTGCTGAAACTAATCACCACCAGTTTTcatatttgaaagcaaaatccCTGAGGATTATCAGCCCATTACAACCAGGGAGAGCATCTCCTCAGATCCAGACCCGGATTCCGGGGCTCTCCGACGCCATCCCCCCCCACCAGCGCCTGCCCCTGCCAGGGAGAAAGGTGGCTCCGTCCCACACGCCGGGATGACGACGGCAGCCGTGAATCAGCCCGAGCGGAGGGAACCCATCTGGGCCGTGGTGCTCGATCCATCTGggcctgggggaagggagaaacctCCCGGCAGCGCCCGGGAAGGCGGGATCAGAGGGAGCTGCTGGACAGAAGGTCGACGGGGAGCAGCAGAAATCCCAAAAAGGCCAAAACTCTGCTGGGATGGTGCCTGCGAGACTGTCATTGCCAGAGCCCACGGGGAACCGGGGTGAAACGCAGGGAGGTGTTTGTCCCAGTGACCCCAGCACGCCGGGACTGCACGGGGCAGGGCAGAGAGCCCCAGAAAACAAGCTGTGGCTCCTCGTATGCCAGGGGCAGCTCTTCCAGGGCTGAGCAAGCCTCCTCCGGCTGCAGGAGGGATCCATGTGCCCACCGCAGGGTCCGGGCCCCCCCGGAGCTCAAAGTGGCAGCGGCAGCTCCCTCTCTGCGGGGAGCGGAGGGGTCCCAGTCGCCAGAGTTTGGGCTTTCGCTCCTGTCACAGTCCACGTTTGGCGATACTTTAATTTCAACCCCTCCAAATTTCAGGCGCGCGCTCTCTAAACACAGCCCGTGCCTCAAACCGGCCGTTCTCCCCCACCCGGTTAATCATTCACAAGGTGTTTGGAGAGCGAGGGTCTGCCATGGCTGTCCCCTCGCGAGGACAGCTCTCCTCAGCTGGGGACAAGCGCAGAGCTGTGTGTCCGACGTGCTGCTGACCCACGGACACAGGCGATGGCGGGGCAGGAGCCAGAGACCCGCGTCTGCGACAGCTCGGCAAGCGGCAGCGGCCGTCTCTGCCCAGCGGAGGTTACACGGCGTTTATCATCCCAGTGTGGGATTTGTGAGGATCAGGAAACTCATAAGCTCCACCTGCATCAAAGATTAAGCATTAAACCCACAATCACCGGTATTAAAAACATGGATTAAAGCACAGAGCTGccccctctctgcttccaggTACTCACCTGCTTTAATGATGTTACAAAACCGTACTggatttggaggaaaaaaggagttGTTTTAACCAGGTTTTCACCTCATATACCACTACCGCCAGAGGGAACAGCCCACCACGCACCAGTTGCGTGTGCGGGCTGTAAATTAAGATGAAGCGTTGCAAGACAAGCTTggatagttggggtttttttaactcttttagGTTATTCCTCTTGTTTCCAGCAGCGACTGCCGCCTGGCAGGCGTGCCCGCAGGTCAGCAGGAGGGACGGGCTGCGAGCACAAAGCCAGAACCCACGGCACCAGCTCCCTCCCGCTCCAGGAACATTTCACCTCCCCAGGGGCACGTCCCCAGCACCACTGCCGTGTTTTAGGGTGTCTCAAAAGCCCCCCTGCTACAGAGCGAGGCCCTCAAGCCACGCTGTACTCGGtgccatggtttcagctggggtgCAGTTGACTTTCTCGCTAGCAGCCAgcatggggctgtgttttggactGGGGATGAAAAGAACATTGATAACGCACCggtgttttcagttgttgctacgcactcaaggccttttttgctcctcacaccacctGCCAGCGATGGGCTGGGAGGAGCCACAGTGAGGACAGCCGACcccgactgaccaaagggatatcccacaccATATGACACGGTGCTCAGTGTACAAAGCTGGGAGAAGGAGCGGATGTTCAGAGTTACAGCATTATTCTTCCCCACGTCACCGCTGGGGCGTGGCTGCAGCCCGGCTGTCCcagggatggctgaacacctgcctgccgatgggaaatAGCGAATAAATTCCTCGTTTGGCTTCACTtacatgtgcagcttttgctttacttattaaactgtctttatctcaacccaggaattttctcactttcactccCCTGATTCGCCTCCCCATCCCAACCAGGGGAgggagcgagcagctgcatggtcctagctgccagctggggttaaaccacaacactctaaaaaaaaaaaaaagaaaaaagaaaaagacaagacagaGCCAAACGCTGTTCCGAAGACATTTACTAGCCCAAGCGATGCCTGATGTGGTGGTGTTCCCCTTCAGCAGGGGCAGGGCCCCCACACAGCCCCCATCCCACCACTACAGTGTAACCCGGTTGTGACGTGGGTTTTCTTCCCAGAGGAGTTCCATGTCAATGACTCTGCGGGTGACCAGCGGCCACATCCCCTGCGAATCAAGGCCGCGGCTCCTCTTTGCCCTTGTGGTAGTCAGGCGGTGTGTACTTCCCTTCCTTGATCATCTTGTCCCTCTGCTCGAGGATGGTTCTCAGCCGCATAGCCTGGCAAAGCACAGACGAGAGTCGGGGCAGACACACAACGGGGTGGCGGCAGTCAGGGAAGCACTTAGGtagtccccagcacccccagaagCCACATGCACGTGGCACCTGCACTAACCCCTGCCCTCAGGGCTCCTCACATACCCAAAGTGCAGATTCACACCTTCTGCCAAAGACTTTGGGGCTGTTGCAACACATTTTACTATTGATAATAACTGGGTTTTCAGGCCACAGCTGACCAGGCAGTATTTTCTTCCATCACTGCTGCAGCTGAGGACTGATTGTAGAcgctgctggagaggaggagggtggtggCCACGCAGGCACGGAGGGACTGCAGAGGACAGAGCCCTGCTGCCACCACAGCCCCCCTTcgggaaggggctgctgcagggccaggccCCCCACCCGCACCGGGTAAGGCACTAAGGCACGCTGCCTGCCCAGAGGTGGTGCCCGTTGGCCCCAGGCACCACCAAAGCAGGGCGACTGACGGCCAGGAACACCCCTGGCAGCCCTCCCCCCACAACCCAGCCCGGGCCGGAGCCCCAGACCTCCTCAAGCGCTTGGTCTGGACCGGCAGCGCCCTCAACCCAGCCTGGCCCAGCGCCTCCCGTGTCCCCAGCCGGGCCCTGGTGCCCCAGTACCCCGCCTCCAGCTTGGTCCGGGCCCCCCAGACCGCCTGCACCCCCCGGCGGCGCTCACCAGCTTGGTGCGGTGCATGCACTCCATGAAATCCTCGTACTCGGGCTGGCACTCGCGGCGGGCGCGGGTCTGTCCCAGGCCGTGCCCGCACTCCACCCACTCCCGCTCGAAGGCGTGACAGGCCCCGGCCTTGCCATAGGGCTGCGCCGTGCTCTGCCGCAGCAGCCACCGGTCCACATCGATGCCCAGCTGCCGCTGCAGCTCCCAGAACGGCATGGCTCCGCGCCTGTCGCGACACCGACACGCCCCGGGACCAGCCCCTCCCTCACGGACCCGCAACCGCCGCCGTCCTTCACGGGCCTTTCACGACGTCGCCCGCCGTCGAGCGCAACCGCAGCCGCGACACCCACATCGCGCTTTACGGCCGGGCGGCTGCGGCGGAGCAGGGAGACGAGCGGCACGAGCGGCCTCTCCCGctgcagcgccccctggcgggacGGAGGGGAGGTCGCCTGCCGCGCcccagcgccccctgccggccgctGTGGCAGCCTCTGGGGCGCTCCCAgtgtcctcccagtgcccccaccgCAGTGCCCTTGTGCcccccagtctgtccccagtgtcccatTGCCCCCAGCGCACCCCACTCTGGTGCCTGAGGGTCCTCCCAGTTGCCCCGGTTCCCGGTTTTCAGGCTCTCGCAGTGTCCCCATTCTTCGGGTTCATGGTCTCCGGGTCCCCGTCTCCCCCCACCGCAGCACTGACCTGTGCAGGAACCCCCCAGGGGCAGGGCACTTCGTTAGGGCTGAGGAGAGCTCGGGCACCAGTCCTCCCAGTGACACCCACATCCCAGAGCCCACCCCCCTATTTCCAtaccccccccaaaatcccaggtGTCCCTCCGGATGCCTGAACAGCATCCAAGCTTTGGGTGAATGGCCCCACTTTCCCTAACGAGCAAAGCCTCATTACGCAGCTGCTGATGGCAGACTGATGCTCCGGCACCAGgcggggaggaagagctgggggcTTCCTCCCACGGAGCCCCCCCAGTGGTGCCGGACACCCCTTTATTACcatgaatcttaaaaaaaacagaacccaAACCTGCTCGGCGCCACCCACCCCCTGTCAGTGGGCACAGGACACCCCACGGGCAGGAGGAACGGGATTTATGGCACATATTTCCCAGTCCTCGCCACGGGCCCCACCCTGGGAGAGCGCAGTGGGGTGACCCCCCCCGGTACTGGCACTGCTCAGATGATGCCAGCAGGAGCGAAGACCGGGGGGACACAGAGCGCCTCCACCATCTCCCAGCCGCAGGACAGGGGGGCACAGACGCTCTCCCGGTCGTCTTCTGTTGGCGGCGGCTTTCCCTGGAAGAGCTGGACGGTTTTCCTGGAAAGGGGGAGACACACGAGGGGGAGCAAAGGGGAACAGCCCCTCCCAGAATGCCATGGGATGGGCCCTGGGAAGGGGGAACTCCGGGGGTCTCACATCCCCCAGAGCAACAGCCGGAACCGAGCTGCCCGTGAAAAGCCACTTTCCCAGTGAAAACCTggctcaagtttaaaaaaaatctaagttttgCCCCGAGGCCAGGTTTTTACCC
This window harbors:
- the NDUFS5 gene encoding NADH dehydrogenase [ubiquinone] iron-sulfur protein 5, translating into MPFWELQRQLGIDVDRWLLRQSTAQPYGKAGACHAFEREWVECGHGLGQTRARRECQPEYEDFMECMHRTKLAMRLRTILEQRDKMIKEGKYTPPDYHKGKEEPRP